ATTGACCGAATGGAAGGATCAATGGCGACGGTTAAACGATCCATGACACGCCGGGCCAGTTACTGTTCTCCGCAGCGACGATGTGAAAAAATCTACGCACGTGATTTCTCGCGAAAAACAAAGCCGTATGCCGTTTGGCCAGCGGCTCCTTTAGAAATCCAATGTTTTTTGATGAACGAACCGACCAATCACCACTATCGCTATAGATAAATTTTGCCCTGGTCGCGAATTTTTGTTTGAATCTGAGGCACTACTTTTGGTCTTTAGGAGGAACTCACCCATCGAAGGCAGTTTGGATAATCAGGCAGTGGCACTCAAGGCGGAGAGTACTACGTTGTGGTAAACATCCATGCAAACTTAAATTGGCGAGATGAAGTATAGGGCTCTAAAATCAAAGCCTTTGAACAACAAAAAGACTTGAACTGGCAAACTCTTCACTCAATCAGCTAACTATCACATCTTACTTAGGGTTAATCAATCTTATGAATTATATTTATCAGTCGACTATTTATCACAATTTATCGATACTACTTTTGATTACCAGTTTATCCTTCACTGGAAATACTCAGGCGGGCACTTTCAACTCCGCAACGGGCGAATTATTTCTGCCTCACTTGATAAATGGCACTCAATCGTTATTGAATGCTGTCATAAAATTAAATCCGGATGGAACTTACATCATTCAAAGCGGCATCGAATCGGCACTGCCCTTTGTATGTAGCGGCAATTTCACCAGTGCAACATTGGAACTCATCAAATCTGCCAAAGGTAAAGATGAAGCCAACTCCCTATTAGGATGCCACTGGTACAGCCAACAAAGGTCTTCGTTTAATAATGAGGAAAATGGTCCAGCTTTTTCCTGGCTGGATGCGTCTTGTCAAACACTCTCTGTCGGATTCGATCAATCATCTAACAGCGTTAGTTTCTCATCAGTCGAAAAAAATAAAATGGGATGTAATCTTTACACTGCTTTTTATCCCTACGATATCAGCAAAAAATTGTTTTACATACAATATGTAATAATAGACAATGTTGCTACCGTATCCGATGTTTACATCAAATTCCACGATGGCAATCGATACGAGTTAGTCAGTTATTTAATCACGCCCAATAGCAATCCGCCTACCGTATGCAACCTAATTACAGAAGCGGATTATCATGCCATTAATACATCGATGTCCCCCGATGACATCAGTAATTTATTAGGCTGCCAATGGGGAACGGCTTCAATCTCATCGGATGACCCAGCAAGTTTTGATAGTTATACATGGATTGATCATGAATGGAACCATTTATATTTTTCCCCCAAAGCATCTTTAAGCTCAAAAACCTTCTGGCAATTCAGGATCGGCAATACACCAGACTAGAAAACATTTCATGGCTTCCGTTGTCTTTGGATTTCAGAGGAACGATTCAAGCTGTAACACAGTGTGAATTTTGTCACGATGATCATTGCTCACGCTCGCAGCATCTGCAAAGTTGCTGCCTGTGGGATACCACGTGCTGCACATCATATAGGATCGCTTTGGCTTACCCGCGTTTCAAACCGGCCAATTTTTCAACCGCGACAAAATCAGACAGATCGAATTCATCCCAATTGCCATTCAGTATTAGGTGATGCGAATAAGTCCAGCGTCCGGCTGGGTTGATAATTGTAGGTGACATCAAACGCGGGCGCCAATGACCAGTTAACTTGCTTATCCACCAGGAACGCGATGATTTTGACATGATTGCCCTGGTTGCAGTCGACGACATTGAGCATCATACTCCTGAATTGCTGCCCCACGTCGCGCATGGGCAAATGCAGTCGTTTGATCACCTGCAGCACTTGTTTGTAGCTGTAGGCGCACACCAGATTGTCATCTTAATGTGCCAGAGCGCCCAAAGATTGCATGTGCAATTTGTCACCATCGTCGAGACGATCAAAACGTTTAGTCATGAAATGACGGCGTTCTTTTTCTTCCAGCAAACGGCATTCGTTCATATGGATACCGGCAGCACACGTCATCCGGCAATAGGCATACTCAATCTCACCATAGCCTTTGGGATCTTCCAATTCTTTGTCCTTGTTGCCGCTAGCGCCGTCAAACTTCAGCAAAAAATAACCGAAGTCTTTCAGCACCTTCACCTAGCCGGAGCGCGCTTCGTTGGTTACAGGATTCCAGGTAATCACCTCCTTGGCACCGGCACTACCAGCCAAATTTTGATTTGAAATCTGTTCCAATTCCCTATCATCTTCAACAATATTTTCACAGCAATTCTCATGTGTGACGTTGAGAATGCGCTGTCTATTTTATAGGCAAATGTGTACAATCAGCGGCAATGCCCTTTGTATCCCTGTCCTGCCATTTTCCGGTTTCTTCCATGCCAGCGGTTATCGAGTGAACAGACGGTTGACGTGCCGCTGAAATCTTCCGGTTAGCCTGTCAACCAATCTGGCGCATATTCATATTTTTATAGAGGTTCTATGTGCTGGAGCGGTGAAGCATCTGCTGTGCTTGCGGTGACGGGTCTTGCCAGTACCGCCTATTTTTACCGGAAAGGCGAGTCTGGCGTGTTGTGTGCCGCGCTGGCGTATTTTTCGTTGATGGAATTGTTGCAAGCGTATACCTATACAGTGATCGATCAGTGCGCGGATCCGCGTAATCAGATTGCCACGTTTCTGGGTTACATGCATATCGCTTTTCAACCGTTTTTTGTCAATGCAGTCGCGATGCATTTCATTCCGGACAGTTTGCGCCGCCGCATCGCGCCTGCGGTTTACACCATATGCGCCGCTGCTGCGGTTGTCTTTATGATGCGTATTTATCCATTCGATTGGATGACTTACTGCTTCGATAGAGACTACAACATGACATTTTTCACCAGCGCGAAATACACCATGCCGTTCTGCGGTAAAGAGATTTGCTCGACTTCGGGTGCTTGGCATATCGCCTGGGCCATTCCCGCCAACGGCAATGTGTACATGGCAAATGTTTACGGCTATACCGCTTTTGTACTGCCTCTGTTGTACGGTTCCTGGAAAATGGTGGTGTACCATTTCCTATCGGGACCGTTGCTAGCCTATATGACCACTGATGACATGAACGAATGGGCAGCCGTCTGGTGCTTGTATTCCATCGGTTTGCTGTTGCTGATGATTAAAACACCGATCCGGCAATATTTGTATGTGAACAGCTGGTACGGATTACCGTTACCAAAATTTTTGCGCGCATCCTCGCACACTTGAAACTGCCTTAAAACAGCATCATCGCATCAAACGGTTGCGGCTCACTCGCACTAATCTAAGCCCCTCCGTTTCGGACATAACCCTTCTCAATCAAAATATCAGTCTACTTTAGCGCACCGTTTGATCCGGTGCGCTAAAGCTTTTACCTCATTGCATCGTTGTAAACAACGGGTTGTTTCCAGTCTATTTTTCAATTTTAAGGGACGATTGTAATGAAAAATTTTTATAAATCTGTAATGAGCATTCTACTTGTAGCCCCGATATACGCTTCGGCTGCCGTCGATCTTGTCACTAACGGAAGCTTTGAAGCCGATTTGCAAGACAATGGCTCATGGAATCTCTATTCAACTTTGATTGGATGGAGCGGCGCTCCGGATATCGAACTGCGCAACAATGTCGCCGGATCCGCTTTTGATGGCTCAAATTTTATCGAATTGGACACAAATTCAAACAGTTCTATTTCTCAGTTATTGATTGGCACGCCTGGCTTGTATCAACTCAGCTTCTGGTTTTCGGCCCGCCCCGGTACCGCTAGTGACACCAACGATTTGTCGTTCACATTGGACGGCTCGGCTCCGGTCACTGTTTTGACCGGTGTCGGTGGAGGAAGCGATCATAATTGGCAAAATTATTCGGCGCTATTTAACTTTGATGGTGAGGCGCTACTGACTTTCAGTGCGGTCGGAAGAAGCGACAGTCTCGGTGGCTCACTCGATATGATTTCAATGACCAGCACGATACCTGAACCGAAAATTGTCGAGATGATACTGGTTGGTTTTTTATTACTGAGCCTTACACTTCGCCGCACCAGTAAAGCTTATTTCTCAAGAAATAAGCTTTAAGTCACCGTAGACGATAGAGATAAGTCGCGGGTCAAAAATATGACCGCATGATTCTTGCTCCGCGACCTTGCAATCAAGAATCCTGCTGTACCTTCCCTGCCAGAATCACCTCGTGTTTAATCCTGGCCAGACCTCAAAAGAACAGCTCAAGCCGTAACGCAGTATAAATATTGGCACCGCATGGAATATGAAACAATAAAAAACCCCGCTACCGTTAACAGCGAGGTTTTTGTTTGCCGGATAGAGAAATTAACTATTTCTGAATCGTCGACCGGCAAAACCGATAATACCGAGACCCGCCAGCAACATTGCATAAATTCTCGATCATTTGACCGGATCATATGAGGGAAAGAATCATACTGATGAAGCACTTTCACGCGGCGGAACCGATTTGACTTCCCCTTAAGATGCTTAACTTTGCCAACTGCATTTTTAGTTGCAGTAAACTATCACTCCAATTCCAGCAACTGCAATAACCGCAAAGAGAAAACTTAATAGATTAAAAAAAGAGGCGACAAAACCCAATGTTTTGCCTTTGTATCCGGTTCGGGTTCGAACAATTGAAGATCCCGAACTATGGGGCACAACACGCACTCTGAATCTAGCTATCAATATGCATATAACAAGACCACTGAGTGCAACTACATAAGCGATATTAGTATATGTGCAGAAGTCGGCAGGTAAAGGTAAAGTCATAAACAGAACCCTAAGGTAACCACCGGCACAATTATTATGAGATTTCTCTGAAACATCTTTCTATCCTTATTATTATTCGATCGCGTGTTATACCAGAACGGTAAAACGTTGTCAGTTCCAGAATCAAGAGTATTCAATTCCAACAAAAACCAGCATCGGGTAATGAATCGCAGGTTACCCAAAACATAAACCCATTCACCGTTATACATCCAATCATCACTCTATCACCACCCTCTGCACCAACATCGGCCAAGTCCCTTTCTCAGTCGCTTGCCGGCCATCAAACACCAAATAGCTTTGCCGTCCGTAGTGCGGCAGCGGGCGGATTAGCGCTTCGAGCGATGCGGCATCTTGCGCGGAGATGATGGCGAGCGATGCGCCATCGGTGCGTGCCAATGTCCAGACTTGCGCGCTGCCTTTTTTACCGGTCTCATCCGGTCTGGGTGATAGTTGTTTGGCGGCGAGCCAGGTGTCGATTTCGGCTTGCAGGCCGATAATCAGGGTCGGTGCGGCAGAGAGCAGATCGCCGGGCGCTACCGTGTGAAGCTTGCGATCTTGCAATTTGCTGGCAAGCGTTTCGGCAATTTTGCGGACTTCGGGTTGATCGGACAACAGCACCGTCTGCGTGGCGGCGTTGACCATCACTTCGCGCAGAATCGGCGGCGCTTCGCCGGGGGCCAAGTGCCGGAACAGACGCAGATCGGGATCGAGTGAAACGGCTAGCGGTTTGTCCGTCAATTTCAGCGTATATGTCTGTTGCGCTTGCTGTAAATCGAATCGGTGGATTGTGCTGCCTTGCTGCGTTTCGACTGCGACCGGAACTTGCAGCTGATACGCCGGTTCGGCTTGTTTCAGCGTGATCGACAATTCATACCCGGAACCCGCCGCCGCATTTTTCACCTCAGCCAGCTCGATTGCAGGAGCACCGCTGCGATTCAGCCATTGCGCAAAAAAAGGCCCGAGCGGTTGCCCGGAAACCATTTCAAACATTTTTTGCACATCCAGCCAAGACGTCATTCTAAAGCGCTGCACCTTCCACAACCCCTGGATGCCGCGCTGGAAAAGCGTCTCACCCAGATGATCGCGCAGCATGAAGAAAAACATCGCGGCTTTGTTGTAACCGACAATTTTCGATGCGCCATGCGTGCGCGAGGTAAAAGCCGTCAGCGGCGCATCCTGCCCTGGCTGCAATGCGGCGAAGTCGCGCAGCCAGCTTAAGCGCATGTCGCGCGCGGCGGCGTCGCTTTCCTGTTCTTTGTACGCGTAATCGGCCATGAACGTGGTCAGTCCTTCCGACCAGTTGCCGCTCTTGTAATCCGGATAAACGCCATTGCCCCACCAGTTGTGCAGCACTTCATGGCCAAGCGAAGTACTGCGGATGAATGGCAATTGCAGCACATCGACACCGAGATAAGTCAACGTCGGCATGCCGAAACCGGTCGGCGTTGGACTCGATACGACGCTGAACTCCGTATAGGGATACTCGCCGATCGAGGATTCGTACAGTTCCAGATAGCGCTTCACGGCGTCGAGATAATCCTTCGACAAACCGCTGATCTGCGGATGAAAGTAGGTACGCAATTGAATCGGCTTGTGATTGATATTTTGATACGTCTGCGTTTCGATCGCGTATGGACCCGCCATCAAATCGATCCCTTCGGCGGGATGCGAGAATTGAAACACCGCCTGATAGCTTTGCGGCGATTCATGTTCTTCGATCAAACGGCCCGCCACCAAACCTTTCTGGCCGGACGGCAATTCGATGCTGACTTTATAGCGCACCAGCTGCCCAACAACGCGCGGATACCAATCCGAGCTATCCGGCAGGAAAGTACCGGCTTCGCCGCTGACAGCGACCGGCCTGGCCAGCGTCTGCTGGTGGTCGAGTGAGGTATCCAGCGGCGCTAATACGCCTTTCCAACGAATCAGGAATTGAACCCGGTGCCGGAAAAGAAACGGAATGTTCCAAATATGCGGTTGATTGGCCTGTTCGCGGCCTGCACCCATCGGCCCGTCGTTAGATTCCGCTTGAATCACTTCATACCCTGCGCCCAGCACCAACTGTAATTCTCTCGGTTTATCCACGGTAATGAGGCTTTTCCCCTCAATCGTGCGGTTAACCGGATCGATTTTCACCGTGATGTCGTACTCGACATCATTGTGTTTGACCGGCACAGGCGCTGATAACGCGGGTTGAACAATAATGCTGGTAAGTAGCAGAAAAAAACAAGTTCTGATGAAAGTGGAAGTAGTCATGGTTATGTTGAAAGAATTAATGCTGCAAGGCCGGAAATTTGGCGATAATCTGCATTTCCTGCTCATCTCGCTTGATTTTGAGCGGCAGCCAGGTTCCCGGCGCTTGGCGCTTTACGATGGTGGTCACGTCTTCCAGCGTTTTAACCGGCAGACCGGCCATTTCCAAAATCACATCGGAATCCTGTAACTTAGCGGCATCGGCAATGCTGTTTTTTTCCACTTGCAGTATCACCGCGCCACCCCTGCCCATTTCATAGCGGATACCGAGACGCTGAAACTGCGGCCGGAAAGATTCGGAAACATGCGGCAACACACCGAATACCGCATCGGCCACACCGGCAACCAAGGTCTTGCAGGATTTATCGCTATCCCACGGCAGCAATCCGGCAACGGATTTGATGCCCAAGTCGTGCAATTGATGCGGCACGCCAAAACCGTGCAACACGTGACCCGTGCCCATGATGCCAACGACTAACGGTTTTTCCGCGCCACCGGATTGCGTCACGGCTTGTTGCAGAATTTGCGCCATGGCGCGATCCCACAATTGCTGCCCGCCGATGAAGCGGCGGAAATCCGGATCGTCCTGCGTGGTTTCATTTTTATGTTTACGGTCGTGCTGTTTATAGATCGGCAGTAAAAAATCGACGTACGCCTGACTGGGCTCCGCCGGACGCGTCAAGCCTTCGCGTTCTTCCACCGGAACACCGTAAAAACCCTTTTCTGCCACTTGGCGGCGAAGGCTGGTTTCAATGTTCAGCGCGAGCATCGGAATGCGATTCATTCGGGCAAAATGAAACAACGGCAAATACAGGTTGGCATCGGTATTCCAGACTTGATCCCATTCCGCCGCGCGCAGGAATTCTTTTTCGCTCAATTCACCGGCAATCCATTTATCCAGCGCGGCTTGCACGCGGCGCGGAAACATTTCAAAACCGATCACCATATTCGGACGTTGCGCGTGCAAAGCCGCCAGCGTTTGCAATTGCCAGCGGTGATGATCGGCGTTGATGTGCGTCTCGCCCAGCAACACCACCGAGGCTTTGGCGGCACGCGCGATGACTTCCTGTTGCGAGGTTTTGCCGGAGCCGGGAACAATCCAGTCCCCCAGCGGCACGCAGTTATTCGGCACCGGTTTCTTTGCCGGAGTAATCACCGCAGCCGCAGGATGCATTGCCAGGCTCAGCAGCAAAAAGGTGAGATACAGGAGGCTGTTGCGTTGGGTTATCTTGAAATTTGTCATTTTATTCATTCTTTTAAAGGTTCAATTGATCACAACGGACTCGTTCACCCTACCCATTTACGCGCATTACGGAATAAGCGCATCCACGGACCGTCTTCCGCTTTACCGGAACGCACATCGGGATACCAGGAATGCTGCGTCACGCGGAACACTCGCTCCGGATGCGGCATCAACACATTGAAACGCCCGTCGGGTGTGGTTAAACCGGTCATTCCATGCAGCGAGCCGTTCGGATTGAACGGATAGCGCTCGGTGACTTGTCCGTGATTGTCGACAAAACGCAACGTCACCAAGGCCTTCACACTTTCGGGTTGAGCAGAGGAAAACTCAACTCTGCCTTCGCCGTGCGCTACCGTGACCGGCATCCGGCTGCCCGCCATACCGTCAAAAAACAGCGACGGACTGGGCTGTACTTCCACCATGACAAAGCGCGCTTCGAATTGTTCCGACAAATTGCGTTTAAATAGCGGCCAAGTATCCGCGCCGGGAATGATTTCGTGCAAGTTGCTCATCATTTGGCAACCATTGCAAACGCCCAGCGCGAACGTGTCGCCGCGCTGGAAGAATGCTTCGAATTCATCGCGCGCGCGCGGGTTGAACAGAATCGATTTGGCCCAGCCTTCTCCGGCGCCCAGCACGTCGCCATACGAAAATCCGCCGCACGCAACGAACCCTTTAAAGTCTCTTAAGGAAACACGCCCTGCGATAATGTCGCTCATGTGCACATCCATCGCAGTAAAACCGGCGCGGTCGAACGCCGCCGCCATTTCCACATGGCCATTGACGCCTTGCTCGCGCAGAACGGCGATGCGCGGGCGCACACCCGTTTGAATGAACGGCGCGGCGATATCGTCACTT
The DNA window shown above is from Nitrosomonas sp. Is35 and carries:
- a CDS encoding M1 family metallopeptidase; translated protein: MTTSTFIRTCFFLLLTSIIVQPALSAPVPVKHNDVEYDITVKIDPVNRTIEGKSLITVDKPRELQLVLGAGYEVIQAESNDGPMGAGREQANQPHIWNIPFLFRHRVQFLIRWKGVLAPLDTSLDHQQTLARPVAVSGEAGTFLPDSSDWYPRVVGQLVRYKVSIELPSGQKGLVAGRLIEEHESPQSYQAVFQFSHPAEGIDLMAGPYAIETQTYQNINHKPIQLRTYFHPQISGLSKDYLDAVKRYLELYESSIGEYPYTEFSVVSSPTPTGFGMPTLTYLGVDVLQLPFIRSTSLGHEVLHNWWGNGVYPDYKSGNWSEGLTTFMADYAYKEQESDAAARDMRLSWLRDFAALQPGQDAPLTAFTSRTHGASKIVGYNKAAMFFFMLRDHLGETLFQRGIQGLWKVQRFRMTSWLDVQKMFEMVSGQPLGPFFAQWLNRSGAPAIELAEVKNAAAGSGYELSITLKQAEPAYQLQVPVAVETQQGSTIHRFDLQQAQQTYTLKLTDKPLAVSLDPDLRLFRHLAPGEAPPILREVMVNAATQTVLLSDQPEVRKIAETLASKLQDRKLHTVAPGDLLSAAPTLIIGLQAEIDTWLAAKQLSPRPDETGKKGSAQVWTLARTDGASLAIISAQDAASLEALIRPLPHYGRQSYLVFDGRQATEKGTWPMLVQRVVIE
- a CDS encoding pyruvate-binding protein; the protein is MSILLVAPIYASAAVDLVTNGSFEADLQDNGSWNLYSTLIGWSGAPDIELRNNVAGSAFDGSNFIELDTNSNSSISQLLIGTPGLYQLSFWFSARPGTASDTNDLSFTLDGSAPVTVLTGVGGGSDHNWQNYSALFNFDGEALLTFSAVGRSDSLGGSLDMISMTSTIPEPKIVEMILVGFLLLSLTLRRTSKAYFSRNKL
- a CDS encoding ChaN family lipoprotein produces the protein MTNFKITQRNSLLYLTFLLLSLAMHPAAAVITPAKKPVPNNCVPLGDWIVPGSGKTSQQEVIARAAKASVVLLGETHINADHHRWQLQTLAALHAQRPNMVIGFEMFPRRVQAALDKWIAGELSEKEFLRAAEWDQVWNTDANLYLPLFHFARMNRIPMLALNIETSLRRQVAEKGFYGVPVEEREGLTRPAEPSQAYVDFLLPIYKQHDRKHKNETTQDDPDFRRFIGGQQLWDRAMAQILQQAVTQSGGAEKPLVVGIMGTGHVLHGFGVPHQLHDLGIKSVAGLLPWDSDKSCKTLVAGVADAVFGVLPHVSESFRPQFQRLGIRYEMGRGGAVILQVEKNSIADAAKLQDSDVILEMAGLPVKTLEDVTTIVKRQAPGTWLPLKIKRDEQEMQIIAKFPALQH
- a CDS encoding DUF5765 domain-containing protein produces the protein MCWSGEASAVLAVTGLASTAYFYRKGESGVLCAALAYFSLMELLQAYTYTVIDQCADPRNQIATFLGYMHIAFQPFFVNAVAMHFIPDSLRRRIAPAVYTICAAAAVVFMMRIYPFDWMTYCFDRDYNMTFFTSAKYTMPFCGKEICSTSGAWHIAWAIPANGNVYMANVYGYTAFVLPLLYGSWKMVVYHFLSGPLLAYMTTDDMNEWAAVWCLYSIGLLLLMIKTPIRQYLYVNSWYGLPLPKFLRASSHT